The sequence TGTGACGAGGACCAAGGCCACGGACGAGCGGCGACGAGTCATGGGGCCACTTGGACAAGCAACCGAGACGGGAGTTCCGAGAAAGTGCCCGCTCCTACACCACGATCCAGCAGAGCTTCGAACGATTGCCATTTCGGCTTTCTCGGCGTATCCTTCCGGCGCAGAAGCATGCGCCAGAGCGTTACCATCATGGATTGTCTTCGCGAGGCGACGCGTGTCGAGCATCGGCGCGCGGAGCTGCTCCCGTTTGCCGCGGCATTGGCTGCCGGCAACTTGCCGCTCGAGAGTTACGTCGGTTTTCTCGGCGCGCTCTTGGTCATTCATTCGAGTCTCGAGCAGGCGACGGCAAGTGCCAATGATGATGTCGTGCGCGAAGTGTGGGACGATTCTATACGACAAACGCCGCGACTTCAACGTGATATCGCTTTTTTTCAGCCGCAAAAAATCCCCAAGTCACCGGTCGCAGCTATCCGAGCACAACTCGTTGCGCAACGCATTCGTCAACGCGCCGAGGTCGATCCCCTTTCACTTCTCGGATACCTTTATGTATTCACGGGCGCGACGCTCGGTGGCGCGGTCTTGAAAAATCAGGTCGCGCACGCGTTCGGGCTGCATGGTTCGAATGGGCTCGCTTATCTATCAAGTCACGACGACGAAGGCGACGCATGGAAGTCATTCCGGAGGCGCATGAATGCAGCTTCCATTGGGGAAACGGAGCGATCTCGCATCGTGGAAGCAGCCAACGAGGCATTTGCGTCGATGGCGCGTATCATCGAAGCGCTCTATCCGTTCGATACGACAAACCCAACAGCGCTCGTCCAAACGCTCAATTGGGAAGCCGGGCGGCACGGCGTTCCGCAGGATGAACGCGAGATCAATGCGGCGTTGCGCGCAGGCGAGCGAAGCTGGAGTCGCTATCCGTACTACAAATGGCGTTATGGTTCGCGTGGAGCAAGGTTTACGCGAAGCGACAGCGCGTGGCTCGTGACATTGGCAGGACACGCTCCCGCGGTGATGGCAAAACAAATCACATGGCTTGGTCAGGTTTTGTCTGCGCGCGGTATGCCTCAATGGTTGCTCGAACGTCACCTTGTCGTATTGCACGAGGAATTGGTGGCAGCGGTGCCAGACAATGCGAGCAATTACGATGGTTTACTACGAGCAGCGGAAATCCTTGGGACTGCGCGACGAACGCACGTGAACGACGAAGTCATGGCCGCGTGCGCGTCGACATTCGAGCAGCACGTGGGCGATGAATGGAGTCGAAAGATGCCGGAAGCAGGCAGTTTGCTCGCTGCGGCCGTAGCGGACGAAAAACTGGGTATCACGCTCGCCGTACCGAGCGTGGAGGCGTGGATGGTCGACAAAAACCGCTTTCCCGATCGCTGGATCGAGGCGGTTCACGCGACGATTCGTATGGCGCGGGAACGTGCGAGGTAGCCGCGTTACTTCCGCCGGTGCGTCGATTCCCTTGCGCCTCGCCCCTCACCTCTTGTACCGTCCCATCCATGCTTCACTCGAATCCAAAAGCTTCATTGCGTCGTCATACGCGCTTCGTGCTGCTCGGCACCCTCGGGCTTTTTTCAGCATGCGTGCCCGTGCTGGGAATCGACGAGCCCGAGCTCGCCTCCGACACGGCGTGTCGAAAATTCATCTGCGAAAATGAAAAGTGCGAATACCGAGCTGCTGCAGCAGGCACGTCGTGCGGAACCATGAATGTATGTGATGGCGCAGGCGAATGCAAAGTGAATACCGGTTTTCCATGCTCGAATGCGACGGATTGCATGTCGGGGATATGCGACACCACGTGCAAAGTGCCCACGCTCGGCGCTTGCCAGAACGATCAAGACTGCGCATCGGGCTTCTGCTTCGAACAATTCTGCAAGTTGATTACCGGTGACGCATGCATGGACGACGCCGAATGCTGGACGGATATCTGTCACGACATGACCTGTCGAGTATCGGATGGAAGCCCATGTGACGAATCGAATGAGTGCAAATCGGGCAAATGTGACATCGTCTGCCTGACGAGCGACGGGGCAACCTGCACAGACGACACGAAATGCGCGTCGGGCGTCTGCAACAATGGCACATGCAAGGTATCGCATGGGAACACCTGCGCTGCGGATATGGAGTGCGCTTCGGGGTTGTGTGCGGGTATGGCCTGCGTCGCCCAGAGCTGCATTGGACTCACATCCACATGCGGTCCCGGCGGTGACGAGTATTGCTGCGCATCGCCGGTCGTGACAGGAGGACAATACAATCGCAGCAATAACCCCGACGCACCCGCCACAGTAGATGATTTCCGGCTCGATCGATTCGAGGTGACCGTCGGGCGATTCCGCAAATTCGTCGACGCATATCCAGGCAGCCGGCCCGACCTGGACGCCGGGCAACATCCAACCATCGCTGGGAGCGCGTGGAACGCAGCTTGGGACACGTATTTGCCCGCAACGCAGGCCGCTCTGACGGATGCGCTGGCGAATTGCTCGTACCCCACTTGGTCGGCCAATGCAGGCGCCAATGACGAGCTCCCCATCAATTGCGTCGATTGGTATGTGGCATTCGCCTTCTGCGCGTGGGACGGGGGACGCCTACCGACCGAAGCCGAATGGAATTACGCGGCGGCGGGCGGCAATGAACAGCGCATCTATCCTTGGTCGGATCCGCCCTCGTCGAGCATGATCGACGCGTCTTATACCGTGTACGACTGCGCCGCC is a genomic window of Polyangiaceae bacterium containing:
- a CDS encoding biliverdin-producing heme oxygenase, whose amino-acid sequence is MDCLREATRVEHRRAELLPFAAALAAGNLPLESYVGFLGALLVIHSSLEQATASANDDVVREVWDDSIRQTPRLQRDIAFFQPQKIPKSPVAAIRAQLVAQRIRQRAEVDPLSLLGYLYVFTGATLGGAVLKNQVAHAFGLHGSNGLAYLSSHDDEGDAWKSFRRRMNAASIGETERSRIVEAANEAFASMARIIEALYPFDTTNPTALVQTLNWEAGRHGVPQDEREINAALRAGERSWSRYPYYKWRYGSRGARFTRSDSAWLVTLAGHAPAVMAKQITWLGQVLSARGMPQWLLERHLVVLHEELVAAVPDNASNYDGLLRAAEILGTARRTHVNDEVMAACASTFEQHVGDEWSRKMPEAGSLLAAAVADEKLGITLAVPSVEAWMVDKNRFPDRWIEAVHATIRMARERAR
- a CDS encoding SUMF1/EgtB/PvdO family nonheme iron enzyme, producing the protein MDDAECWTDICHDMTCRVSDGSPCDESNECKSGKCDIVCLTSDGATCTDDTKCASGVCNNGTCKVSHGNTCAADMECASGLCAGMACVAQSCIGLTSTCGPGGDEYCCASPVVTGGQYNRSNNPDAPATVDDFRLDRFEVTVGRFRKFVDAYPGSRPDLDAGQHPTIAGSAWNAAWDTYLPATQAALTDALANCSYPTWSANAGANDELPINCVDWYVAFAFCAWDGGRLPTEAEWNYAAAGGNEQRIYPWSDPPSSSMIDASYTVYDCAADGNQAACEIGDIAFVGWTSPKGDGRFGHADLAGSVMEWTLDWYNTPYSPSCSNCANLSPSMDRVLRGGSWFRGPIELQTFARAYSTPDLKDPNDYPSDEIGFRCARNVP